The DNA region AGCGGCTTTCAGATCCGTTTGGATGTGCCGCTGAAGAATGAGGATGATCCACCGGAAAAGGACGGAGCCAAATACATCTGGTTTTCGTCTGCCGGTAAGCCGAAAGGCACCTCCTCCGGAAGCCCTGCGCATTTTGTCGGTGATCCGAATGCAGGCGTGGTCTATGTGACGGAAGGACTTTTGAAATCCGACATTGCCCATTATCTGATGAACCGTTCCTTTGCCGCTACGGCCGGCGTCAACAATATGGCGCAGCTGGAGTTTCTGCTGAAAGAACTGGCGGAGAACGGTACGCATACGATTATTGAATCGGAGGATATGGACAAATATCGGAATGAAGCAGCCTGCAAGGGCGCCTTGAAGCTGCACGAATTGGCAAGGAAATACGGCATGGTGTGCCGTGGACTTAACTGGAATCCGAATTATAAGGGCGTTGACGACTGGCAGCTTGCCTTAAAGCGAAATGCCCACACAAAGGAGGATAGCAGGAAGAATTTCAGGCAAAGATTTATGTACGGTCTTTGTGACTTTGATGCGATCGACGATGATATTGCACAGTGGCACGAAAGCACGGAATGTGCGTGCGAACTGCATGAATATCTCGGACTGACGGAGGAAGAGTATTCTTTATTCGTCAGAAGCTCCGACGAGTTTGAAGGTCGGTTGCTGTCGCAAAGGCAGGAGCAACGGTTTCGGATATACCAGTTGGAGGTCAGTCTTTACAAGGTCATTCCCTTTGCCTTCGGCGGAATAAAAGAACTGCAAAAAGCAGGTCACGAATACCCGCCGGCGGCGCAATATAGTCTGATACATGACGGTATGCTGCATTGTGAGGAAACGGAGAGTGATACAGGGCGGCTCACACGCATTGCCGAGCTTTTCGGAGATGTTCTGCCGAAGGATTACCGTGGCAGGAGTGTCGCCCCATCCGATGTGATAGAACTGTATGACGACACGGGACGGCGTTATTTCTACCGTGACACAGACGGTTTTTGTCCGGTGAAGTTTTCTCCGATGCTCGCAAAGAAATAGGAACAGCCGGAAACGGCTATAGGTCAAGAATGGGATACAGCGTGGGTAAAACTGCGCTGTATCCCTATTTTTATAGGAGGAACATTTTATGAGTGTTGATACCAACAATACGGAATTGAAAAAAGGCGCCGATCTGGCGACTATCGCGGAACAAAGAGATGATCAGCGGCAGCAGGCGGAAGCCGAAGCTGCACAGGAAGTGCTTCAGCGAATGCAGGATACTGCAGCCGAGGACGAAAAGCGCCGTGCTCACGAGGAGGCCGAAGCCAAGCGCAAAGCCGAATGGGAGCAAAAACAGCGCAAAAAAGCCGAAGCTGAACAGGCTGCCTGGGAAAACGCCGTAGCTATGGGTGATGATGAGGTCATGATAGCTTCGATGAAGCGTGTCGGTGATGACGCCGAGCGACTGACCCGCCGCAATATGAAGCAATGCGTGACCGAGCATATTCAGACTAAGTGCCTCAGCGAACCGGAGTTTGCCCGGCAGGTCATGCACCCCCGCAAGAATATGATCCGTTGTTTCCGTTACATTACCCGCAAAGCCAAGGAGTTTGCCGAGCAGGAAATGAAGGACAACGACGAAAAGCCGATCGCAGGCGGTTATGGCTGTGATGTGCCAGATGATATGTGCTATCTCTGGGCCGAAGAATACTTTATGGATATGGACGCAGAGGAAGACAAGGAAAAGGAGGAAAAATTCGTTCCGAAGCCCTATCCCGGAAAGCCGGCTCCGAGATCCAATAAG from Vescimonas fastidiosa includes:
- a CDS encoding PcfK-like family protein; amino-acid sequence: MSVDTNNTELKKGADLATIAEQRDDQRQQAEAEAAQEVLQRMQDTAAEDEKRRAHEEAEAKRKAEWEQKQRKKAEAEQAAWENAVAMGDDEVMIASMKRVGDDAERLTRRNMKQCVTEHIQTKCLSEPEFARQVMHPRKNMIRCFRYITRKAKEFAEQEMKDNDEKPIAGGYGCDVPDDMCYLWAEEYFMDMDAEEDKEKEEKFVPKPYPGKPAPRSNKKADKKKSAPLKEPPAEDHPNDSTQMNLFEVGA
- a CDS encoding YodL domain-containing protein, coding for MSQPHDFPFDITDVAELLHLRIRRPSPQGFYVDCPICNDKRGKMHINTQTDTWRCNYCDESGGMLALYAKVHSISTSAAYREISDALLNGVNLSDHAVKYPDKPKETPAEAAPVADIAVRHKTYTALLAMLTLSKEHRAHLQTVRGLPDEQIERLGYKSMPPFYMCRSLANRLLQNGHQLDGVPGFYQKDGQWTIASSTYTAGIMIPARTRQGLISGFQIRLDVPLKNEDDPPEKDGAKYIWFSSAGKPKGTSSGSPAHFVGDPNAGVVYVTEGLLKSDIAHYLMNRSFAATAGVNNMAQLEFLLKELAENGTHTIIESEDMDKYRNEAACKGALKLHELARKYGMVCRGLNWNPNYKGVDDWQLALKRNAHTKEDSRKNFRQRFMYGLCDFDAIDDDIAQWHESTECACELHEYLGLTEEEYSLFVRSSDEFEGRLLSQRQEQRFRIYQLEVSLYKVIPFAFGGIKELQKAGHEYPPAAQYSLIHDGMLHCEETESDTGRLTRIAELFGDVLPKDYRGRSVAPSDVIELYDDTGRRYFYRDTDGFCPVKFSPMLAKK